DNA from bacterium:
TTTAGCAACTTGAACTCGTCGCGCGATATTTTTCCGTCATTTCCGGAAAAAAGAAAAAGTACACAACTAAGCGCAGATGCACCCAAACCGAGACCGAGAGTAACCGAAAAAATGAGCAGGTACGCAGTATGCAGGCCGATGTACGAGAAAAATTCCATGACCTCATCATATCTCAAATCGAGAGGGAGCTATAGATGAATGTCTATATGTATGTGGATTCGCGAGCTTGTAAACCGCCTTCTTCTGAATCGAACCGCATGGCATTTCCGCCGTCCGCACTGCCCGAATACTTGGAGGGCAGAACCCCGAAAAGAAAAAACGCCCTTTCTTTTTTCAAAATGCATTCCCCCCGCCAAACAAAAAATGCATGGAGCGTTTTTCTTTTCGGGGTTGCCGCCGAGTCTGCGAGGCGGCGGGCGGCGTTCAGCAATCTTTGGTAAAATGGGTTCGTGCGAAGTGGGCTAATACATCACCAGAGCAAAGCGCGCCTCAAAGGCGCGCTTTGCTCTGGTGACCTTACGGGGAATCGAACCCCGGTTCCATCCTTGAGAAGGATGTGTCCTAGCCGCTAGACGATAAGGCCTACAACAGTCATTGCGACCGTTGCCGCATCATATCTTATGTGTCGTGATATTTCAAAGGGCTCTTGCCGAGGCGGGAATAAATTGCTCCAATCAGTAACATGCAGCGGAACTGCTCGTGCACGTGTCACCAGACCCTCCTGAGGGTTTGTTCTGGCGCGCGCAAGTAGTCTCTTCCTCGCTCCTCACGACAAGCCCTCAGACGAGGGCTTGTTTTCGTCAGTACAGTTCTTTGGAGGAATCATGTGTGAAGCAGCTGAAGACGATCTTCTGGTCTACACCGCGCGCACCGCGAAATCGCGATTGAAAATCGTCGAGCGGGGCGGGGTATACGTCCCGTTCAATCCGAAATCCGGCGAAGTACAGAAAACCGGTTTCCGCGACAAGGACGGCAAACGCGTTCCGGTGTACTGGAACTTCGGTCGTTGGCACGATTCACCAACCTAAACAAAAGGCCGCTCAGTGATGAGCGGCCTTTCTTCGTTATCGAGGACGTTCGTAGACGGAACAGTATTCGGCCGTGATGCGTCCCGGTCGTTGTCCGGACGGGCCCAAGAGAAAGGCGACCATCATGCCTTTCGCGACACGCGCAGGTTGCTCATAGCCTTTTTCCGCCATGAACTTGAAGGCGTTGATGTGGACGAACACATCATCGATGATCGTGAGTCCGAGCGGCTCGCCATCCATTCTACGGATTTCGTTGGGACGAATGACACCCGTCCTGCCGTCTTCAGAGTAGTAAATCGTGCCAAGGAAGGCATGTTTACGTTCTTTAGGATCTCTCATCGCTTTCGAGCTCCTTTCTGAGATACCTGTAATAATTATACTACATATTCGTGAATTTGCAAGTATCTCGCTATAACAAAAGAGCCGCTCCTTGCGAAGCGGCTCCCTAGTTTTTCTTGCGTTTACTCAGGCTTTTTTCCGACGACGAGAAGGCGGATGAACGGATACTTCGAGTACTTCTCGTATGCATTCCGGTCATCTTCGCTGCTTCCTTCCGGTACCTCGGGGAATTTGATTTCCTCCGAACGTTCAATCTCGAAGCCCGCTTCACGTACCATCTTCAGCGTGTCGTCCACGCTGCGACGCCAGTTATCGAGGACGCCGCCCCACGGTGCACTTGTCTGAAAGTGGCCGTAGGTCGTAACGAGATTGCCGTCGACATCGGTCATCTTGTCCGGATGTGTCACCACGAACCCGAAGGTACCGCCCGGTTTCAGTGCCTTGAAGGCGATCGCAGATGCCGCCGCGAGCTGTGCGTCGTCGAGATGCTCGAAGACCATGTGCGAGAACGCGACGTTGAAGGCGTTTTCCGGAAGCTCGACGCGGGTGATGTCACCCACGAGGAAATTCGCTCCTGGAACAACCTGCTGCGCGATCTTCACCTGGTCGGGACTGATCTCGACACCCGTGATGTTCTCGGGCTTCACGCCATTCGGGATAAGAAGTCCCCGTTCGACGCGCGCGCTTGCGGAACCCATGTCGAGGAAGGTCGCATCTCCATTGCCGAAGAACGGCTTGAAAATGCTCTCCATCGCCGGCTTACCGACGTACCGCCATGTAGGCAGCGCATCGGACTTAGCGAATTGATCGGCGAACGCGTCATACACGTCGCCCATGTTGATGTTTTCTTTCATCGCTGCCTCTCTAGCAAGTAAAGGACTGAATAGAGTCCGCGTAGACTATATGTAGTAAATGAAGCCTAGTCAAAGGAATCCGCCCTTGGGGTGGGGATGGATATACGGCTCTTAGAAAGGGCTGTGTATACTTCCGCTATGCGCGCAACGAACCTCATCGAGATCCAGACGCCGAAGAAGCTGCTTCTCAACGGATTCTGGTTCGGGCCGAAGAATCCATCGACGGCAATCATCTGGATACATGGGCTGGCGAGTTCAGCTTTTTCTAAGCTCGGCATCGTCGAGAAACTGGTGGGGCGTGATACGGCGGTCATCACCTTCAACAACCGCGGTTCGGCGACGGTGAATCGCACCCGAAAGATCAATCCGAAGAAAAAAGGCGGAATGGAGTACGTCCTCAGCGGCGGTGCGCACGAAGTATTCACGGAAAGCATCGATGACATCCAGGGCGCCATCGATTTCGCCCGGAAACAGGGCGCGAAAAAGATCTTTCTTGCGGGACATTCAACGGGAGCGCAAAAATCTACATACTTTGCGGCAAAGAAGGGGAAGAACGTAAACGGCATCATCTTGCTAGCGCCGATGAGTGATTACGCGGGCGCCGT
Protein-coding regions in this window:
- a CDS encoding methyltransferase domain-containing protein, translated to MKENINMGDVYDAFADQFAKSDALPTWRYVGKPAMESIFKPFFGNGDATFLDMGSASARVERGLLIPNGVKPENITGVEISPDQVKIAQQVVPGANFLVGDITRVELPENAFNVAFSHMVFEHLDDAQLAAASAIAFKALKPGGTFGFVVTHPDKMTDVDGNLVTTYGHFQTSAPWGGVLDNWRRSVDDTLKMVREAGFEIERSEEIKFPEVPEGSSEDDRNAYEKYSKYPFIRLLVVGKKPE
- a CDS encoding alpha/beta fold hydrolase — encoded protein: MRATNLIEIQTPKKLLLNGFWFGPKNPSTAIIWIHGLASSAFSKLGIVEKLVGRDTAVITFNNRGSATVNRTRKINPKKKGGMEYVLSGGAHEVFTESIDDIQGAIDFARKQGAKKIFLAGHSTGAQKSTYFAAKKGKNVNGIILLAPMSDYAGAVKENAKAVKDGVKAARMLVAAGKKTTIVPGWWTDAQRFLSLYSGESAEEVFPYAFLGRVPTTYRAVKVPMLVLLPEEDEYRDRPMREIAAWFAKEQRSKRFGLEIFKGADHSFTGSEPAVARTIRRWISA